From the Dama dama isolate Ldn47 chromosome 24, ASM3311817v1, whole genome shotgun sequence genome, one window contains:
- the CCR4 gene encoding C-C chemokine receptor type 4, whose product MNPTDTAETTLDESIYNSYYLYENLPKPCNKDGIKAFGGLFLPPLYSLVFLFGLLGNSVVVLVLFKYKRLKSMTDVYLLNLAVSDLLFVFSLPFWGYYAADQWVFGLGLCKLISWIYLVGFYSGIFFITLMSIDRYLAIVHAVFSLRARTLTYGVITSVATWSVAVLASLPGLMFSTCYTERNHTYCKTKYSFNSTRWKVLSSLEINILGLVIPLGIMLFCYSMIIRTLQHCKNEKRNKAVKMIFAVVVLFLGFWTPYNVVLFLETLVELEVLQDCAFERHLDYAIQTTETLAFVHCCLNPVIYFFLGEKFRKYIVQLFKTCRGTLVLCQYCRFLPMYTDTPSSSYTQSTVDHDLRDAL is encoded by the coding sequence ATGAACCCCACGGATACAGCAGAAACCACCCTGGATGAAAGCATCTATAACAGTTATTATCTCTATGAAAACCTCCCCAAGCCTTGCAACAAGGACGGAATCAAGGCATTTGGGGGGCTCTTCCTGCCCCCACTTTACTCCTTGGTCTTCCTCTTCGGTCTGCTTGGAAATTCTGTGGTGGTCTTGGTCCTGTTCAAGTACAAGCGGCTCAAGTCCATGACTGACGTGTACCTGCTCAACCTCGCTGTCTCAGACCTGCTCTTCGTGTTCTCACTCCCCTTCTGGGGCTACTATGCTGCAGACCAGTGGGTGTTCGGGCTTGGCCTCTGCAAGCTCATTTCTTGGATATACCTGGTGGGCTTCTACAGTGGCATCTTCTTCATCACACTCATGAGCATCGATAGGTACCTGGCCATCGTGCACGCCGTCTTCTCCCTGAGAGCCAGGACCTTGACTTACGGGGTCATCACCAGTGTGGCCACGTGGTCAGTGGCTGTGCTCGCCTCCCTCCCAGGCCTCATGTTCAGCACGTGTTATACTGAGCGCAACCACACCTACTGCAAAACTAAGTACTCTTTCAACTCCACGAGGTGGAAGGTCCTGAGCTCCCTGGAGATCAACATTCTAGGGCTGGTGATCCCTTTGGGGATCATGCTGTTCTGCTACTCCATGATCATTAGGACTTTGCAGCActgcaaaaatgagaagaggaacaAGGCAGTGAAGATGATCTTTGCCGTGGTGGTCCTCTTCCTGGGTTTCTGGACCCCTTACAATGTGGTGCTCTTCCTGGAGACCCTGGTGGAGCTGGAGGTCCTTCAGGACTGCGCCTTTGAGCGACACCTGGACTATGCCATCCAGACCACAGAGACCCTggcttttgttcactgctgtctcAATCCTGTCATCTACTTCTTCCTGGGGGAGAAATTTCGCAAGTACATCGTACAGCTCTTCAAAACCTGCCGGGGCACTTTGGTGCTCTGCCAATACTGTCGATTCCTCCCAATGTACACGGACACCCCCAGCTCATCTTACACACAGTCCACAGTGGACCATGATCTCCGCGATGCTCtgtaa